One Pseudoalteromonas rubra genomic window, GATTGAATGTCGTCTTTGCGTACTTCATTAAGTTGAGTCTGAATATTCAGTTGTGCAAGTAAGTGGGTGATATGCGTGATGAGGTCCTGCGCCTGTTGCGCTTCGGGGTAGTCCAGAGAAGTCAGACTACAGTGGCAAGCAATCTTTGCCAGCTGAGGGTGTACTCTGCTGCCATACCAATGCAGCACAGGTAACAACAAAACGGCATTTGCAAGGCCGTGTGGGGTGCCGTATCTGGCGGTAAGCTGATGTGAAATGGCATGAATATAGCCCACGGAAGTTCGGGTAAATGCTTGTCCGGCCAGAAATGAGGCATATAACAGCTTTTCTCTCGCATTCAAATCCTGACCATCCTGATAGGCTGTCGGTAAATGGGCAAATATGAGTGCACATGCCTCAAGTGCTTTGCTATTGGTGTGCTTAGTGGCATTGATACTTAACAAGGCTTCAATGGCGTGTGTCAGTGCGTCTATCGCTGTGGTGGCGGTGATCCCGGCGGGTAAGCTTTTGGTCAGTTGGCTGAGTAACACCGCACGTTGAGGTACCAGGCAAAAATCGGCTGCGGCGAGTTTTTTATTATGTTTATCGTCGTTAAATACCGCTGCAACTGTGGTTTCTGAACCAGTGCCAGCAGTCGTTGGTATTGCGATGTTGGGTGGCAGGGTTTTAAGTACCTTAAACAGCCCAGAGAAAGCATCGACTGGGCGATTTGGTCTGACAACACGGGCACCGATTAATTTCGCGGCATCCAGTACAGATCCGCCTCCAACACTAATGATTGCCTCACAGCGGTGTTGTTTATAAGTCTGATATCCTTGTTCAATATTCTCTATCGTGGGATTGGCCTGGACCTGATCGTATATAACAGGGCACAAGTTGCGAGTGTGCAGGGCATTGAGTACAGGTTTAATGACCTCTAACTCGTTCAGTACAGTGTCTGTGACGACCATAACCTGCGCCTTACTGGGTAAAGATAAGTCAGCAATGGCATCATCTAGTCCCTGTGTACCTTGATATAGCTTAGGTGCTGGAATACCGAAAAATCTGACGATCGACTTCAGTAAAAAATGATAGCAGCGGTATAGAAGGTACATTGCTTACTTTGCTCAAGTGATGTTTTATTGCACAAAAGCATAGCCGAGGTTATTAGGAAATAGCAAAGTTTTAGTGATAGGTAACTGAATTGTCGAAACTTTAGAAGGTAATGAGCCAGCGAGCGCTGGCCCACACAAAAGGTAATTACACAATGCCACGTGGCAGGCGGCAGTCGTGATCCTTTTCAGCCAGCTCAATGATCCAAGCTTCTTCTGCGGTATAGCCATCATCATTGGCTTTAACAACCGTGAACGGTGCCGCTTTTTTAACAGCAGGCGCAGTGGCCTTCGTTGTCGCTTTTTTCGTTGGCGCAGCTTGTTCTGTTGCGGCTGTTCCTGAAGTTAGCTCTTCGGTCAAAGCTGCTACATCTGCCAGACGCATATTTTTACCACCGTCAATGCTGTACCAGCCAGGCTTAGTGGTGATCTCAGGCTTCGTGCCGTTTGCGGCTTCATATGCGGCTTCAAATGCACTTAAAACTTCAGTTTTATCTAGTTTACTCATCGTAAATCCCAGTCGTGTTATACGCGGATACGCAGGTTAAGATTAAACGATATTTA contains:
- a CDS encoding iron-containing alcohol dehydrogenase, with amino-acid sequence MYLLYRCYHFLLKSIVRFFGIPAPKLYQGTQGLDDAIADLSLPSKAQVMVVTDTVLNELEVIKPVLNALHTRNLCPVIYDQVQANPTIENIEQGYQTYKQHRCEAIISVGGGSVLDAAKLIGARVVRPNRPVDAFSGLFKVLKTLPPNIAIPTTAGTGSETTVAAVFNDDKHNKKLAAADFCLVPQRAVLLSQLTKSLPAGITATTAIDALTHAIEALLSINATKHTNSKALEACALIFAHLPTAYQDGQDLNAREKLLYASFLAGQAFTRTSVGYIHAISHQLTARYGTPHGLANAVLLLPVLHWYGSRVHPQLAKIACHCSLTSLDYPEAQQAQDLITHITHLLAQLNIQTQLNEVRKDDIQSLARMALDEAHPDYPVPHFMALPDCQHILSQVRA